The Burkholderia cepacia ATCC 25416 genome includes a window with the following:
- a CDS encoding helix-turn-helix domain-containing protein, giving the protein MTETAQLIEMLKRQLKAQGMTYRDVARALDVSETSVKRLFASGRFTLERVVEIAQLLGYTLAELVQEASASAPRLRVLTEQQEALLVSDDKLLLVAVCAINYWTVQDIVSTYQVTQAECVKYLLMLDRMNVVALLPGDRIRVRVARDFDWLPGGPIRRYFHAHALGDFLDSRFDGEGETMTFSQGMLTEAAAAELELELRRLRSKAAALHAESSSAPLAQKHGTSLLIAKRMWEPAGFQALRRRA; this is encoded by the coding sequence ATGACCGAAACCGCCCAACTCATCGAAATGCTGAAGCGCCAGTTGAAGGCGCAGGGCATGACCTACCGCGACGTCGCGCGGGCGCTCGACGTCTCCGAGACGAGCGTGAAGCGGCTGTTCGCCAGCGGCCGCTTCACGCTGGAGCGTGTCGTGGAGATCGCCCAGCTGCTCGGCTATACGCTCGCCGAACTCGTGCAGGAGGCTTCCGCGTCGGCGCCGAGGCTGCGCGTGCTGACCGAGCAGCAGGAGGCGTTGCTCGTGTCGGACGACAAGCTGCTGCTCGTTGCCGTCTGCGCGATCAACTACTGGACCGTGCAGGACATCGTGTCGACCTATCAGGTGACCCAGGCCGAGTGCGTGAAATACCTGCTGATGCTCGACCGGATGAACGTCGTCGCGCTGCTGCCGGGCGACCGGATTCGCGTGCGCGTCGCGCGCGATTTCGACTGGCTGCCCGGCGGGCCGATCCGCCGTTATTTCCATGCGCACGCGCTCGGCGATTTTCTCGACAGCCGCTTCGACGGGGAGGGCGAGACGATGACGTTCTCGCAGGGGATGCTGACGGAGGCTGCCGCCGCGGAGCTCGAGCTGGAGTTGCGCCGGCTGCGCAGCAAGGCGGCCGCGCTGCATGCGGAATCGTCGTCCGCGCCGCTCGCGCAGAAGCACGGGACGAGCTTGCTGATCGCGAAGCGGATGTGGGAGCCGGCCGGTTTCCAGGCTCTGCGGCGTCGCGCGTGA